The genomic DNA GCGCCCGAAGGCCGAACCGGAGACGACCGGTGAGAAGGGCGACGGGGTGTGGTCGATCTACACCGTCGACGCCCAGGGCGGCGCGCACATCGAAGAGGTCTACCCGACCGAACTGGACGCGTTGCGCGCCAACAAGAACAACACCGACCCGACGCGGCGGGTCCGCTTCCTGCCGTACGGCATCGCCGTGAGCGTGCTCGACGCCGCGTCCGAGTGACCCGGTCCCGTTCGACCCCGGCCTGACCGGAGCGAAACCGCTCGACGCCCGAGGCGCACCCGTTAGGCTTTGCCACGACGTCGAGGAGGGCACCACAATGATTCGCGAACTGACGATTGCCGCCGCAGTGGTGGCCGCCGCGATCGGGCTGGCGCCGGCCGCAGGCGCCGATCCGAGCAACGACTTCTCCGACGAGCCGGGGCGCTACCCCACCGACGTTCCGGGTATGCGGTACGACGCTGCCCTGGCCGGCCCGTGTGACAACTACGAGCGGTTCATCTTCGGTCGCGGCCGGGGTGGTCAGGCTCTGATGTGCCACTACATCCCCAACCAGTGGCCGCCGGTCTACACCGGGTTCTGGGTGGCCTCGGAACCGTTGCACGGCGAACAGCAGATCGGTGCACCGTGCAGCGTTCCGGAAGGGGCGGCGCAGTCCCCCGACGGTCGACCGATGGTGTGCCTCGGCGCGCGTGGATGGCAGCCCGGAGTACTCACCGGCGCTGGGTTCTTCCCGTGGTGATCTCGCCGACCTCGGCCATACATACCGTCTAGAGCTGTATGGTCATCGGCTGTGAGCGGTGACGTGAAGTTCAACCTGTCCGACGTCTTCGGGTCGGTCGCGAAGTCCATTCCCGACGAGACGTTCCTTGTATGGCGCGACCGCCGGATGACCTACGCCGAGGTCGACGCCCGCGTCGACGGCTTCGCCCATTACTTGGCGTCCGTCGGCTTGGGTTGCCACACCGAACGCGACGGCCTGGCCGGCCACGAGTCCGGGCAGGACCACCTCGGCATCTATCTGCGCAACGGCAACGAGTACCTCGAAGCCATGATCGGCGGGTTCCGCGCGCGGGTCGCACCGTTCAACGTCAGCTACCGCTACGTCGAGGAGGAACTGCTCTACCTGCTCACCGACTCGAAGTCGCGTGCGCTGGTCTACCCCTCGGAGTTCGCGCCGCGGGTCGCCGCCATCCGGGACCGGCTGCCCCACCTGACGGTGCTGATCCAGGTCGCCGACGACTCTGGACACGAATTGCTGCCCGGCGCAGTCGACTTCGAGTCCGTCGTCACCACACCGCCGCCGGCGAGCGGTATGCCGACGCCCACGGGCGACGACCTCTACATCCTCTACACCGGCGGGACCACGGGCATGCCGAAGGGCGTGCTGTGGCGCCAGCACGACATCTTCCTGTCCTCGATGGGCGGACGGCCCTGGGGCAGCGAACAGCCGCTGGCGTCCTACGAGGAACTCGCCGCCAAGGCCGGCGCGTCCCCCGGGGCGATGTCGATCCTGATGATCCCGCCGCTGATGCACGGTGCCGCCCAGTGGGCCACGTTCAACATGGTCACGATGGGCGGACGCGTCGTGATCCCCGACGACGTCGAGCGCATGCGACCCGCCGAGGTGCTCCGGTTGGCCGAGCGGGAGCGGGTGCTGAGCATCCCCGTCGTGGGCGACGCGATCGCGCGGCCGCTGGTCGAGGAGATCGAGGCGGGCGACTACGACCTGTCGGGGTTGGTGACCATCTCCAACGGCGGAGCGCCGATGTCGCCGACGGTCCGTGCGCGCATCCTCGCCGCCCTGCCGAACATCATGGTGATGGACGCCGTCGGGGCGTCGGAGTCGGGCGCGCAGATGAGCACGTTCAATGCCGCGGGCGCCGAGGCCACGCCTGCGACGTTCACCCCGCAGTTCGACACCGCCGTGGTGTCGGCCGACCTCGACCGCGTACTCCGACCGGGTGAGGGCAAGGGCTGGCTGGCCCGCCGGGATCTGATCCCGCTCGGCTACCTCGGTGACGCCGAGAAGACCGCCCGCACGTTCCCCACCATCGACGGCGTGCGCTGGTCGGTGCCCGGTGACCGCGCCAACGTGCTCGACGACGGGCGCATCGAGCTGCTGGGCCGCGACTCGGTGACCATCAACTCCGGTGGCGAGAAGATCTTCGTGGAGGAGGTCGAGCGGGCCATCGCGGCGCACCCGGCCGTGTACGACGTGGTGGTCGTCGGAAGGCCTTCGGAGCGCTGGGGCAGTGAGGTGGTCGCGGTCGTGCAGTTCGCCGAGGGCGCTTCGGCCACCGACGAGGAGCTCGTAGCGACCTGCCGCACGTCGATCGCGCGCTACAAGATCCCGAAGGCGTTCGTCCGGGCCGAGGCCATCGTCCGCTCGCCCGCGGGCAAGGCCGACTACCGCTGGGCCAAGAGCGTCGCAGCCGAGGGCGTGAGGTCTCGGTAGTCGGCCAGTACCGCCGTGGTGCGGTACCGGAAGGTCTCGGTGGGTGCGACGTCGAGGCACGTTCGGGCTGCCATCAGAGCGCGTGTCTTGAAGGCGCGCGCCGCGGAGCTGAGGACGTGCACGACGGGTTCGAGACCCGGCACCAGGGCGGCGTCCGCGTCACCCCAGACGATCACCTCGGCGAGGCCTCGCTTGGCGGTGCGGGTGACGGCGGTGCGCAGCTCCTCATCGGTCGCGATCGCCGCTGCCGACACCGCGACCGACTGCGACCGCAGCGGCGCGATCGAGTCGTCGTCTGCGTCTGGCAGGTCGGCGTGCATGCCGAGGATCCGCAGGGGTAGCGGGTCGCAGTCCTCGGTCAGCACGACCGAGACGTCCCAGCCCGCCATGGCGCGGTCGACGAGCCATCCACCGGCGTGCGCCACCACCTCGGTGGCGTTGAGCGCCGTCACCCGGAGTTGGTACTTGCCCAGCCTGCTGGTGATCGGGGCACCCGCCCGTGCACCACCGACGCCGTACGTTCCAGTGCTCGCCACATTCGCTCCCGGGGTTGTCGTGGGCTTCCCGACACTACCAAGAGCGTGACATTAAGGAGGCGATCTGTAAAGAACCAACGCAGCCCGGCGTCGTCGGCCCAATCTTGAAAGGAACTGGCTCGCAGCGGTTCCGCGCCGCCGGAGCCTATCGACCGGTCGGCTGAGCAAAACGACGCCGGATGCCGGCGAGCATCTCGACGTGGGCGGCCGTGGCCTGACGAACGGTGACCGAGGCCAACGGTGCGGGCGCCACCACGCGAAGACGCTCGGTGACCCGGGTACCTCCGGCGCTCGGCTCGAACGACACGACGCCGTCGAGGCGCACGTAGGGGAACTGGCGCGCCTCGGTGAGCACGTCGCCGGCATCGGGAACGGTCAGGGTGGCGGTGTAGGTGACCCCCACGGTGAGGTGGCCCAGCCGGATGCGGTCGCGCACCCGATAGCTCTGCACGTAGCCGTCGCGGCGCCGAACCCGATCGGTCGGGCGGACCGACACGACCAGCGGGTGGACTTCGCGGATGTTGCAGAGGTCGACGTAGAAGTCGCGGACGACTTCAGGGGGCGCGGGCACGTCCTCGGCGAGCACGCAGTCGGCACTGCGGGTCCACCACGTGCGGCCGCGCGTCATCCGCCGAACCTAGCCGGGCGGCCGGGTAGCTTGTCGCCATGACGGGCTTCTCGCACCCACTCTCACTGGACGGCAAGACGGCCATCGTCACCGGAGCTGCCCGCGGCGTCGGGCGGGGCATTGCCCGCGCCCTGCTTAGCCGTGGCGCGCGCGTACTCGGCGTCGACCGCGACGACGACGGGCTCGCGGCCACGTCCGAGGGTTTCGCAGCCGACGGGTTGGACATGGATTCGGCCGTGATCGACCTCCGCGATCCGGACAGCCCCCGGCTCGTCGTCGAGGCGGCGCTCGCGGCGCACGGCCGCATCGACGCGCTGATCAACAACGCCGTGGCCACCAATGAACCCAAGGCGCTCGTCGACGTCACCGTCGACGACTACGACCTGGTGTTCGACACCGCACCGCGGGCCACCTTCTTCCTCATGCAGGCCGTGCATCCGGTGATGGCGGCTGCCGGTGGCGGGTCGATCGTCAACCTCGGATCG from Mycolicibacterium arabiense includes the following:
- a CDS encoding acyl-CoA synthetase, translating into MSGDVKFNLSDVFGSVAKSIPDETFLVWRDRRMTYAEVDARVDGFAHYLASVGLGCHTERDGLAGHESGQDHLGIYLRNGNEYLEAMIGGFRARVAPFNVSYRYVEEELLYLLTDSKSRALVYPSEFAPRVAAIRDRLPHLTVLIQVADDSGHELLPGAVDFESVVTTPPPASGMPTPTGDDLYILYTGGTTGMPKGVLWRQHDIFLSSMGGRPWGSEQPLASYEELAAKAGASPGAMSILMIPPLMHGAAQWATFNMVTMGGRVVIPDDVERMRPAEVLRLAERERVLSIPVVGDAIARPLVEEIEAGDYDLSGLVTISNGGAPMSPTVRARILAALPNIMVMDAVGASESGAQMSTFNAAGAEATPATFTPQFDTAVVSADLDRVLRPGEGKGWLARRDLIPLGYLGDAEKTARTFPTIDGVRWSVPGDRANVLDDGRIELLGRDSVTINSGGEKIFVEEVERAIAAHPAVYDVVVVGRPSERWGSEVVAVVQFAEGASATDEELVATCRTSIARYKIPKAFVRAEAIVRSPAGKADYRWAKSVAAEGVRSR
- a CDS encoding SRPBCC family protein, yielding MTRGRTWWTRSADCVLAEDVPAPPEVVRDFYVDLCNIREVHPLVVSVRPTDRVRRRDGYVQSYRVRDRIRLGHLTVGVTYTATLTVPDAGDVLTEARQFPYVRLDGVVSFEPSAGGTRVTERLRVVAPAPLASVTVRQATAAHVEMLAGIRRRFAQPTGR
- a CDS encoding SDR family NAD(P)-dependent oxidoreductase, with translation MTGFSHPLSLDGKTAIVTGAARGVGRGIARALLSRGARVLGVDRDDDGLAATSEGFAADGLDMDSAVIDLRDPDSPRLVVEAALAAHGRIDALINNAVATNEPKALVDVTVDDYDLVFDTAPRATFFLMQAVHPVMAAAGGGSIVNLGSASGTGGQARFAAYAGAKEAVRGMSKAAALEWGRDDIRVNVVCPFADSEGVQAWEQLAPKDFERAVRSVPLRRVGRTCEDIGAVVAFLISDDAGYVTAQTIHVDGGMGVHR